The following coding sequences are from one Desulfosporosinus orientis DSM 765 window:
- a CDS encoding ATP-binding cassette domain-containing protein — MLRAVFRKNLPTFELEADISLRNGILALVGPSGAGKTTILQCIAGLQVPSWGEIKIRDKAVFSSDEGINVPIRNRRIGYVFQDYALFPHMTVEKNVMYGKPKKESIPNKVLTVTYVLEMLKIEHLRHRYPNQISGGEKQRVALARALMTEPEVLLLDEPLSALDQDTRSNLQQELLKLQAQWQIPFILVTHDPQEAAMLGDQIIKLDRGKQEVIKQSDKSNIRKIK; from the coding sequence ATGCTTAGAGCAGTATTTAGAAAGAATTTGCCCACCTTCGAACTTGAAGCGGATATCTCTTTGCGTAATGGAATCCTTGCCTTAGTTGGTCCCTCCGGAGCCGGCAAAACGACAATTCTGCAATGTATCGCCGGTCTCCAGGTTCCTTCCTGGGGTGAGATTAAGATTCGTGATAAGGCAGTGTTTTCATCGGATGAAGGTATTAATGTTCCTATCCGAAATCGGCGTATAGGCTATGTTTTTCAAGATTATGCACTTTTTCCCCACATGACCGTAGAAAAAAATGTAATGTATGGAAAACCAAAAAAGGAAAGTATTCCTAACAAGGTTCTGACAGTAACGTATGTCTTAGAAATGCTTAAGATTGAACATCTTCGCCATAGATATCCTAACCAAATTTCCGGTGGTGAAAAACAAAGGGTTGCTCTGGCTCGTGCCTTAATGACCGAGCCGGAAGTTTTATTGCTGGATGAGCCACTGTCAGCTCTTGATCAGGATACGCGCAGTAATCTTCAACAAGAACTGCTGAAGCTTCAAGCCCAATGGCAGATCCCCTTTATCCTTGTGACTCACGATCCTCAGGAAGCAGCAATGCTGGGGGATCAGATTATCAAACTGGATCGAGGTAAGCAGGAAGTTATTAAACAGTCTGATAAGAGCAATATTCGAAAAATTAAATAG
- a CDS encoding LuxR C-terminal-related transcriptional regulator, translating to MRQPILKRQEINLEFKKLFDYPLTVAVAAMGYGKTTSARDCLNDLKANYIWMSCESDESSPEYIWDSLTRQLSKTNPEFGNQLRRLGFPDDAMQRDKVLKIIEDHTYMTNTVLVIDDYHFVHSSELNSLVERIVRAKIEGLHILILSRTKPDISMDELMLKGYCYQIKSNLFEVSNDEIKEYFQLYGVEISEDMAEDVYNISEGWVSAVYLIRQRYAEIGRLEPGKSIEGLIETAVMSRYSEREVMVLKSLCVLDSFTPMQALYVTEDMATERIIRKLSYENSFIRYDERNDVYRIHNIFKSYLQTLVNQHSPDMKLKDMLTRSGEWCLENGDILSGLKYLLQAKEYNLILAEFEKTRITQVIDSNPKYILELFRRIPLEVNYRHPIGYITYVGFYVTNVDREKGAGLLSEIEEYYKKDDRLSPEMKGRITGEIELIRAYIHFNNIFLMKGKLTSSYQLLKGRSSIANKDKIVTFGSPHILYMYYHDIGKMLWTVEYLEDIFPYYLELSGGCGRGFEYQLRSEFCLETGDLHSAKIYAKKAIYKARSLEQLSIVICSNLTLARVYAAEGKFNEALEIMDELSAEVEVCSCSILKSAFDLSTSYIAGITRKKTAFTRWLRSGDIEQSHILYQGVGFNYIVYGKFLLLEKNYIKLEILCEEMLRVFSKFNNLLGYLHTYILYTVANQTLYGASKAKTTLLLALDIGRQDRIVLPFAEYGMEILEILQTMQNDIRNDEYLDRIVAYTSQYCIKLNSLNHSLGPLLTNREKEILELMIKGKTNREIASELFIAEVTVRKNITAVYRKLEVTGRASAVRKAIELKII from the coding sequence ATGCGTCAACCAATTCTCAAGCGCCAAGAGATAAACTTAGAGTTTAAAAAACTATTTGATTATCCATTGACAGTTGCCGTTGCAGCTATGGGCTATGGGAAAACGACTTCCGCGAGAGATTGCCTTAATGATCTTAAGGCAAATTACATATGGATGTCTTGTGAAAGTGATGAGTCATCTCCTGAGTATATCTGGGACTCTCTTACAAGGCAGCTCTCCAAGACTAATCCGGAGTTTGGCAATCAGCTTCGTAGGTTAGGGTTTCCCGATGATGCTATGCAAAGAGATAAGGTCTTGAAAATAATCGAAGATCACACTTATATGACAAACACCGTATTAGTAATTGACGATTATCATTTTGTGCACTCGTCCGAACTGAACAGTTTAGTGGAAAGAATCGTTCGGGCAAAGATTGAGGGTTTGCATATTCTCATTCTTTCCAGAACTAAGCCGGATATCAGTATGGATGAATTAATGCTCAAAGGGTATTGTTATCAGATAAAGAGTAATCTTTTTGAGGTCAGCAATGACGAAATCAAAGAATACTTTCAATTGTATGGTGTTGAAATATCAGAGGATATGGCAGAGGATGTTTATAATATATCTGAAGGTTGGGTTTCAGCTGTATATTTGATCAGGCAACGTTATGCCGAAATTGGGAGACTTGAACCTGGAAAAAGTATAGAAGGACTCATTGAAACAGCAGTTATGTCAAGATATTCCGAACGTGAAGTTATGGTTTTGAAATCATTATGTGTACTTGACAGTTTTACGCCAATGCAGGCTCTCTATGTTACGGAGGACATGGCAACGGAAAGGATTATTCGGAAATTAAGCTACGAGAATTCCTTTATACGCTATGATGAACGTAATGATGTTTATCGAATTCATAATATCTTTAAGAGTTATTTACAAACGCTAGTAAATCAACATTCTCCGGACATGAAGCTTAAAGATATGCTTACGCGTTCAGGTGAATGGTGCTTAGAAAATGGGGATATTCTCTCAGGCTTAAAGTATCTTTTGCAAGCCAAAGAGTACAATCTTATTCTTGCTGAATTTGAGAAAACTCGAATTACCCAAGTTATCGATAGCAATCCCAAATATATTTTAGAGTTATTTCGGCGTATTCCTCTAGAGGTGAACTATCGACATCCTATAGGTTATATAACCTATGTTGGTTTTTATGTTACGAATGTGGATCGTGAAAAAGGTGCCGGGCTTTTGTCTGAGATTGAGGAATACTACAAGAAGGATGATCGCTTATCTCCCGAAATGAAAGGACGTATTACAGGGGAGATCGAACTGATACGTGCCTATATACATTTTAATAATATCTTTTTAATGAAAGGTAAATTAACTAGTTCCTATCAATTATTGAAAGGCCGTTCTTCTATAGCGAATAAGGACAAAATCGTCACCTTTGGCTCTCCTCATATCCTTTATATGTACTATCATGATATAGGTAAAATGTTATGGACGGTGGAGTATCTCGAAGATATATTTCCGTATTATCTGGAATTGTCTGGGGGATGTGGGAGGGGCTTTGAATATCAGTTAAGATCAGAATTCTGTCTAGAAACAGGAGATCTGCATTCTGCCAAAATCTACGCTAAAAAGGCTATTTATAAAGCAAGATCTTTGGAGCAGCTTTCAATTGTCATTTGTTCAAACCTAACCCTTGCACGAGTGTATGCAGCAGAGGGTAAGTTTAATGAGGCGTTGGAAATCATGGATGAATTAAGTGCTGAGGTAGAGGTTTGCAGTTGTTCCATACTTAAGAGTGCCTTTGATTTATCAACGAGCTATATAGCGGGAATTACTAGGAAAAAAACGGCTTTTACTAGATGGTTGAGGTCTGGAGATATAGAACAAAGCCATATTTTGTATCAAGGCGTGGGCTTCAATTATATCGTTTATGGTAAGTTTCTTTTATTGGAGAAGAATTATATTAAATTAGAAATACTTTGTGAGGAAATGCTGCGTGTTTTTTCAAAGTTTAACAACCTGTTAGGCTATCTGCATACATATATCTTATATACTGTTGCTAACCAAACATTGTATGGTGCCTCAAAAGCAAAAACGACTCTCTTATTAGCCTTAGATATTGGAAGGCAAGACCGTATTGTATTGCCTTTTGCGGAATATGGGATGGAGATTTTGGAGATACTTCAAACCATGCAAAATGATATAAGAAATGATGAGTATCTTGACAGAATTGTTGCTTATACTTCTCAATATTGTATCAAGTTAAACAGCTTAAATCATTCTCTGGGTCCTTTGTTAACGAATCGGGAAAAAGAGATACTCGAACTGATGATAAAAGGAAAAACTAATCGAGAGATTGCCTCAGAGCTGTTTATCGCAGAAGTAACCGTGAGAAAAAATATTACGGCCGTCTATCGAAAATTAGAAGTGACTGGGCGTGCTTCAGCGGTTCGAAAAGCAATTGAGTTAAAAATAATTTAG
- a CDS encoding multiheme c-type cytochrome, whose amino-acid sequence MDCKFCHENRGPFHRLDSTFRGLRDVAIHIKGDYFSLKAIYYDSNCINCHTGNFKPETNGTILPKNHAKYLKNGVGCNNCHRDTGHKNGLNVDERFEELED is encoded by the coding sequence TTGGACTGCAAGTTTTGTCATGAAAACAGAGGTCCCTTTCATCGGCTGGATTCAACTTTTCGCGGGCTAAGGGATGTGGCCATTCATATTAAGGGTGATTACTTTTCCCTAAAGGCTATTTATTATGATTCAAATTGCATCAACTGCCATACAGGGAATTTTAAGCCGGAAACGAATGGGACAATTCTTCCGAAAAACCATGCTAAGTATCTTAAGAACGGTGTAGGGTGTAATAATTGCCACAGAGACACCGGTCATAAAAATGGTCTTAATGTTGACGAGAGGTTTGAGGAGCTGGAAGACTAG
- the modB gene encoding molybdate ABC transporter permease subunit, with translation MELDLAPLFISLRASIMATVLTFFLGIAAACLVSGYRGKLKGLIDGVLTLPMVLPPTVLGFLLLVIFGKNGPIGKFLIAMGKTILFSWPATVIAASVVAFPLMYRTVRSAFEQIDQNIINAARTLGVSEWKIFWKITIPLSWPGVAAGTVLAFARALGDFGATLMIGGNIPGKTLTIPAAIFFAAESGEMRKAALWVILIFVISLIVMTLMNYWIDFQRKNTVEAGRK, from the coding sequence ATGGAGCTGGATCTTGCTCCGCTGTTTATCTCTTTAAGAGCATCAATAATGGCCACTGTTTTGACGTTCTTCTTGGGGATTGCCGCTGCCTGCCTTGTTTCAGGATATCGGGGAAAGTTGAAGGGTTTAATTGATGGAGTTCTCACTCTTCCTATGGTATTGCCGCCGACAGTGTTAGGTTTCTTGCTGCTTGTTATCTTTGGCAAAAACGGCCCCATTGGAAAATTTCTGATAGCTATGGGCAAGACCATTCTATTTTCCTGGCCGGCGACGGTTATTGCAGCTTCAGTGGTGGCATTTCCGTTAATGTATCGAACGGTTAGAAGTGCTTTTGAGCAAATCGATCAGAACATTATTAATGCTGCTCGTACCCTGGGTGTTTCGGAGTGGAAAATATTTTGGAAAATTACTATTCCTTTATCCTGGCCGGGAGTAGCGGCAGGGACTGTCCTGGCTTTTGCGAGAGCACTTGGAGATTTTGGGGCTACATTGATGATAGGCGGCAACATACCTGGCAAAACCTTGACCATTCCTGCAGCTATATTTTTTGCGGCGGAAAGCGGAGAAATGAGAAAGGCAGCGCTATGGGTGATACTTATCTTTGTTATCTCTTTAATCGTCATGACCTTAATGAATTACTGGATAGATTTCCAACGGAAAAATACGGTTGAAGCAGGCAGGAAGTAG
- a CDS encoding helix-turn-helix transcriptional regulator: MSTDISYTPEEVAKILKISKFTVYELIKRGELAAYRIGRKVRVEGADLELYKQKSKSLNSLALPQEPSIINEQLSHSHHFDRDESLVICGQDIVLDILTRHLEKQFPQIHFLRRYIGSIDGLMALYRGLANVVTAHLWDSDSNEYNTPYVRRLLPGHQACVINLVYRMEGFYIAKGNPKNIATWKDLVKSDVRFVNRERGSGARVLLDEQLRINGINRNDVLGYEEEEMTHLAVASKVARGEADVGLGIEKVAMQFVNLDFIPLHKERYDLVIRLEDLERPHFQALISILKSPAFRNEVMGIGGYDISQMGEVIVEI; the protein is encoded by the coding sequence ATGTCCACTGATATTTCCTATACACCCGAAGAAGTCGCCAAAATCCTTAAAATTTCCAAGTTCACAGTCTATGAGCTGATCAAGCGAGGAGAACTTGCTGCTTATCGGATTGGCCGTAAAGTTCGCGTAGAAGGGGCTGACCTTGAACTTTATAAACAAAAATCCAAAAGCCTCAATTCCCTTGCTCTTCCTCAAGAACCCTCCATAATTAACGAGCAGCTTTCTCACAGTCATCATTTCGACCGGGATGAAAGTTTAGTTATCTGCGGTCAAGATATTGTGCTTGACATTTTGACCCGTCATTTAGAAAAACAATTTCCGCAGATTCATTTCTTGCGCCGTTACATTGGCAGCATTGACGGACTCATGGCTTTATACCGCGGACTCGCCAATGTGGTAACAGCTCACTTATGGGACAGTGATTCCAACGAATATAATACTCCTTATGTACGCAGACTATTGCCTGGTCATCAAGCTTGCGTCATAAATTTGGTTTACCGAATGGAAGGATTTTATATCGCAAAAGGAAATCCCAAAAATATAGCCACGTGGAAAGACTTGGTTAAATCTGACGTTCGCTTCGTAAATCGAGAAAGAGGCTCCGGGGCAAGGGTATTATTGGACGAACAACTGAGAATTAATGGAATTAATCGTAATGATGTACTCGGCTATGAAGAAGAAGAAATGACCCATCTTGCTGTAGCAAGCAAAGTTGCCCGGGGAGAGGCAGACGTAGGACTGGGTATTGAAAAAGTTGCTATGCAATTTGTTAATCTTGATTTTATCCCGCTTCACAAAGAGCGGTATGATCTAGTCATTCGTTTAGAAGATCTGGAACGCCCTCATTTTCAGGCTTTGATAAGCATCTTAAAGTCTCCTGCGTTTCGCAACGAAGTAATGGGTATTGGAGGGTATGATATCTCTCAAATGGGAGAAGTCATCGTAGAAATCTAG
- the modB gene encoding molybdate ABC transporter permease subunit, with protein sequence MDFSYTPIILSLKVAFAAVIIVTCVSIPLAGLMAKKDFLGKDVVESIITLPLVLPPSVIGFMLLVVFGKNGPIGKLLEHWFHTRIVFTLAGAVVAASVVSLPLMYQSVKVAMENVDQNLEKAARTLGAKELKIFFTITLPLAWNGILAGLVLAFARSLGEFGATLMIAGNIPGRTQTMPLAIYFANEAGDMRQASILVIIMTIFSFMVIYGLNRWGKGSHRVSQKGGRDHA encoded by the coding sequence ATGGATTTTAGCTATACACCCATAATTCTATCATTAAAAGTTGCCTTTGCGGCAGTTATTATTGTGACTTGTGTTTCCATACCTTTGGCAGGTCTCATGGCCAAAAAGGATTTTTTGGGTAAAGACGTTGTAGAGTCAATTATAACCTTGCCCTTGGTTTTACCTCCATCAGTTATTGGGTTTATGCTCTTGGTGGTTTTTGGAAAGAATGGTCCTATAGGAAAGCTGCTTGAACACTGGTTTCACACCAGAATTGTTTTCACCTTAGCGGGAGCTGTAGTAGCGGCTTCGGTGGTCTCTCTGCCGTTGATGTATCAATCTGTGAAAGTCGCCATGGAGAACGTCGATCAAAATCTTGAGAAAGCTGCCCGCACCTTAGGTGCTAAAGAGTTGAAAATATTTTTTACGATTACTCTGCCTTTAGCATGGAACGGAATTCTGGCAGGTTTAGTGTTAGCCTTTGCCCGTTCGCTTGGGGAGTTTGGCGCCACATTGATGATTGCAGGAAATATTCCCGGTAGGACTCAAACCATGCCATTGGCAATATACTTTGCCAATGAAGCGGGGGATATGAGGCAAGCCAGTATCTTGGTCATTATTATGACAATATTTAGCTTTATGGTGATTTATGGTCTAAATCGCTGGGGAAAAGGGTCGCACCGAGTTTCCCAAAAAGGAGGTCGGGATCATGCTTAG
- a CDS encoding response regulator: MKILIVDDRKENLLALEAVLKSPDYHLVFASSGEEALRCLLKDDFAVILLDVQMPGMDGFETAKLIRARKKNEDTPIIFITAIYHSSENITQGYSLGAIDYLFKPFNPEMLKFKIEAFVKIHLHKNKVRKQNELLKQHALKLESMNKSLERTTSDLRKAEALAGVIGETSINSVITLDAWGNVINSNPAVLEMFGYEHGELLGKHVSVLFAEECSYLPNLKNSPIICERSKIPEAAAKHKNGRIFPAEIQIGLASLEDQQIFVWSVRDITERKQLEKERIDRYKTLETLVFERTSELFQTNEKLKKEIFERKKIAKQLRETSLKLTNILESITDVFFTLDHQWRFIFVNEEAEKYWLKGRDELIGNNIWDLFPEARSEYYLFNKALKNTEAAHFEIRGYHTDVPYEVHAYPSEEGLSVYYHNIFERRMFEKEMARLDRLNLVGQMAAGIGHEIRNPLTTVKGFLQLLGGKEEFRQSKGYFELMIEELDRANSIITEFLSLAKNKTVDLKPLILNELIENLFPLIQADAMVSDKEIKLQLQDVETLPLNEKEIRQLILNLVRNGVEAMSKGGALTIRTFMEGEEIVMAVQDEGCGIKDEDLEKVGTPFFTTKENGTGLGLATCFSIAARHNAKIDIDTGSTGTTFFVRFKTPTEKSVQRVEEGVMKTG, from the coding sequence ATGAAAATATTAATTGTTGATGACCGCAAGGAAAATTTATTGGCTTTAGAAGCTGTCCTTAAATCGCCGGATTATCATCTGGTTTTTGCCAGCTCTGGAGAAGAGGCCTTAAGGTGTTTATTAAAAGACGATTTTGCCGTAATTCTCCTAGATGTTCAGATGCCCGGAATGGATGGCTTTGAAACGGCTAAACTGATTAGAGCTCGGAAAAAGAATGAAGATACCCCCATAATTTTTATTACTGCCATCTACCATTCTTCCGAAAATATTACTCAAGGGTATTCCTTGGGTGCTATTGATTATTTGTTCAAGCCCTTTAACCCTGAAATGCTCAAATTTAAAATTGAAGCTTTTGTCAAAATTCACTTACATAAGAACAAAGTTCGTAAACAAAATGAATTGCTTAAGCAGCATGCTCTTAAACTCGAGAGCATGAATAAGAGTCTAGAACGCACGACATCTGATTTGCGTAAAGCCGAGGCACTGGCTGGGGTGATTGGAGAAACCTCTATTAATTCTGTGATCACCTTGGATGCTTGGGGCAATGTTATTAATTCTAATCCTGCCGTTTTAGAAATGTTTGGCTATGAGCATGGTGAATTATTAGGAAAGCATGTCTCAGTGCTCTTCGCTGAAGAATGTTCCTATCTTCCAAACCTCAAAAATAGCCCTATTATTTGTGAAAGAAGTAAAATCCCTGAAGCTGCTGCTAAGCATAAGAATGGAAGAATATTTCCAGCCGAGATTCAGATTGGTTTAGCGAGTCTTGAGGATCAGCAAATTTTCGTTTGGTCTGTGAGAGATATTACTGAGCGGAAGCAATTAGAGAAAGAACGAATCGACCGTTACAAAACTCTTGAAACCTTAGTTTTTGAGCGCACAAGTGAGCTGTTTCAAACTAATGAAAAACTCAAAAAAGAAATCTTTGAACGGAAAAAGATTGCCAAGCAGCTAAGGGAGACCAGCCTTAAGCTGACAAATATCCTGGAAAGTATAACAGATGTCTTCTTCACGCTGGATCATCAGTGGAGATTCATCTTTGTCAATGAAGAGGCAGAAAAGTATTGGTTAAAAGGAAGAGATGAGCTAATAGGAAACAATATCTGGGATCTTTTTCCGGAAGCTCGTTCAGAGTATTACCTTTTTAATAAAGCTCTGAAAAATACGGAAGCGGCACATTTTGAGATTAGAGGATACCATACCGATGTGCCTTATGAAGTTCATGCCTACCCATCGGAAGAAGGTTTGTCTGTTTATTACCATAATATCTTTGAGCGCAGGATGTTTGAAAAAGAGATGGCTCGTTTGGATCGTCTAAATCTTGTAGGACAGATGGCGGCAGGGATTGGTCATGAAATACGAAATCCGCTGACGACAGTAAAGGGATTCCTTCAGTTACTGGGAGGAAAAGAGGAGTTCAGGCAGTCAAAAGGCTATTTTGAACTGATGATAGAAGAGCTTGATCGAGCAAATTCTATTATTACAGAATTTTTAAGCCTTGCTAAGAATAAAACCGTGGATTTGAAGCCCTTAATATTAAACGAGCTTATTGAAAACCTCTTTCCGTTAATTCAAGCTGATGCCATGGTTAGCGATAAAGAAATTAAACTACAGCTGCAAGACGTTGAAACTTTGCCCCTCAACGAGAAAGAAATCCGTCAACTTATCTTAAACCTTGTACGAAACGGAGTGGAAGCGATGTCAAAGGGCGGGGCGCTAACCATCAGGACCTTTATGGAAGGTGAAGAAATAGTAATGGCTGTACAGGATGAAGGGTGTGGAATCAAGGACGAGGACCTGGAAAAGGTTGGAACACCTTTTTTTACTACGAAGGAAAACGGTACCGGGTTAGGATTAGCGACCTGCTTTAGCATTGCCGCCAGGCACAATGCCAAAATCGACATTGATACGGGATCAACAGGGACGACCTTTTTTGTACGATTTAAGACGCCAACAGAGAAATCAGTACAACGGGTTGAAGAAGGAGTCATGAAGACTGGATAA
- a CDS encoding sulfate/molybdate ABC transporter ATP-binding protein — translation MELYVNIQKKLQGFELDLSFTASGDILGLLGASGSGKSMTLRCIAGIETPDQGRIVLNGRTLFDSEKGINLSCRKRKLGYLFQNYALFPNMTVEENIGFGIGNKKRDERKAIIREKVKMIKLEGLEKRYPSQLSGGQQQRVALARALAVDPEVLLLDEPFSALDDYLRSQMVKQLTETLADYSGVTLFVTHNMDEVYRVCEKLAVLSMGKMEAMGRKEEVFKYPPSLVAAQLTGCKNFSAARYIAPFELEALEWGMRLKTKRRISNLINNVGVHAHTLEIALDENEENVFRCWPKYASETPSRIIIYLELDNAQPKQDYYHLQWEISKQTWTTLQDKPQPWRLKINPDDLMII, via the coding sequence ATGGAACTATATGTTAACATTCAAAAAAAGCTTCAGGGATTTGAGCTTGATCTGAGTTTCACGGCGTCAGGGGATATTCTTGGCTTGTTGGGGGCTTCAGGTTCGGGTAAAAGCATGACTTTGCGTTGTATTGCGGGAATCGAAACGCCTGATCAAGGGAGAATTGTGCTCAATGGCAGGACGTTATTCGACTCGGAGAAAGGGATCAATCTTTCTTGCCGCAAAAGGAAGCTCGGCTATTTATTTCAAAACTATGCCCTTTTTCCCAATATGACGGTTGAAGAAAACATTGGCTTTGGAATAGGGAATAAGAAGAGAGACGAACGAAAGGCAATTATTAGGGAAAAGGTGAAGATGATCAAGTTGGAAGGCTTAGAGAAACGCTATCCCAGCCAGCTTTCAGGAGGACAGCAGCAGAGAGTTGCTTTAGCCCGAGCTTTAGCCGTTGACCCGGAGGTACTACTCTTAGATGAGCCTTTTTCAGCTTTGGATGATTATCTTAGGAGTCAGATGGTCAAACAATTGACGGAAACATTAGCTGATTATTCAGGGGTTACCTTGTTTGTGACTCATAATATGGATGAGGTCTATAGAGTTTGCGAAAAGCTGGCAGTGTTGTCAATGGGTAAGATGGAAGCGATGGGAAGAAAGGAGGAGGTCTTTAAATATCCACCTTCACTTGTTGCAGCTCAATTGACAGGCTGTAAGAATTTTTCTGCCGCAAGATACATCGCCCCCTTTGAATTAGAAGCTTTGGAATGGGGGATGCGCCTGAAGACGAAGCGCAGAATTTCAAATCTAATCAATAATGTAGGAGTACATGCGCATACACTGGAAATTGCTCTGGACGAAAACGAAGAGAATGTGTTTAGGTGTTGGCCGAAATATGCCAGCGAAACTCCGTCTCGAATAATTATTTATCTTGAGCTAGACAACGCTCAACCGAAACAGGATTACTATCACCTGCAATGGGAGATTAGCAAACAGACATGGACAACTTTACAGGATAAGCCTCAGCCTTGGAGGCTTAAAATAAACCCTGATGACTTAATGATTATCTAA
- a CDS encoding PDZ domain-containing protein yields MELFKKYKGLILLLLMSHVFLSLYGCSLNKQYSQKEQKVQEETAISCIEAINYDLNDMVDYFAPNVVFVNILPDGTKETIENREGLMTIISNMIKDDVKFSVETIKHENGLVVIEGRETDYLTELKELKKGIRYSCRFSFDNGKIGYIVYEENKDDKKLLDSSIKGVTGMYLESDGEKIKITECPVGQSAEKSGLKQGDVVESVEGMKVIEMRHGTEEAVNRIRGPVGTKVNLSIRRNRKLFDVELLRN; encoded by the coding sequence TTGGAACTTTTTAAGAAGTATAAGGGTCTTATCCTATTGCTTTTAATGTCGCATGTTTTTTTAAGTCTTTATGGATGCAGTTTAAACAAGCAATATAGCCAAAAGGAGCAAAAGGTTCAGGAGGAGACAGCAATAAGTTGTATAGAAGCTATTAATTATGATCTGAATGATATGGTAGATTATTTTGCACCTAATGTTGTTTTTGTGAACATTCTGCCGGATGGTACAAAGGAAACAATAGAAAACCGGGAAGGACTCATGACCATAATCAGTAACATGATAAAGGATGACGTTAAGTTTTCGGTTGAGACCATAAAGCATGAGAATGGGTTAGTTGTCATTGAAGGAAGGGAAACGGATTATTTAACAGAGCTAAAGGAGCTAAAGAAAGGAATAAGATATTCCTGTAGATTTAGCTTTGATAATGGGAAAATAGGTTACATTGTATATGAAGAAAACAAGGATGATAAAAAATTGCTTGATTCCAGCATTAAAGGAGTAACCGGGATGTATTTAGAATCAGACGGTGAAAAGATCAAGATTACGGAATGCCCTGTGGGACAATCTGCAGAAAAATCTGGCTTAAAGCAAGGTGATGTTGTAGAGAGTGTCGAGGGTATGAAAGTAATAGAGATGAGACACGGAACGGAAGAAGCTGTAAATAGAATAAGGGGACCGGTAGGGACTAAGGTGAATTTATCAATCAGGCGAAATAGGAAGCTTTTTGATGTTGAATTATTAAGAAACTAA
- the modA gene encoding molybdate ABC transporter substrate-binding protein: MKRLSWLFVLSLSLLLILSTVGCNSQNSEQSPEQNTPVAQTEIMVSAAASLQNAMTELQQDYAQKKPDVKLTLNFGSSGKLQQQIEQGAPADLFLSAGQSQMDALEEKNLLVKDSRINLLSNDLVIVAGKDSTKVNSLEDLSEDDVEKIGLGTPESVPAGKYAKEALTSLNLWDSLNSKFVMAKDVTQVLNYVETGNVEAGFVYSSDAQGSDKVKVVMALPESSHKPIVYPAAIISSTKNLQASQDFLNYLQGSNAKQVFAKYGFKTPAK; the protein is encoded by the coding sequence GTGAAAAGATTATCGTGGTTATTTGTATTAAGTCTAAGTTTATTGCTTATATTATCGACAGTTGGTTGTAACTCCCAAAATTCTGAGCAGTCACCGGAACAAAACACACCGGTTGCCCAGACGGAAATCATGGTATCCGCTGCAGCCAGCCTGCAAAACGCTATGACGGAACTCCAACAAGACTATGCTCAGAAAAAGCCGGATGTTAAGCTGACTCTTAACTTTGGAAGTTCTGGCAAACTTCAACAGCAAATTGAACAAGGTGCTCCTGCTGATCTTTTTCTTTCTGCAGGACAATCTCAGATGGATGCCTTGGAAGAAAAGAATTTGCTGGTTAAAGACAGCCGAATCAACTTATTAAGTAATGACTTAGTAATAGTCGCAGGGAAGGACAGTACTAAAGTAAACTCTCTGGAAGATCTTTCCGAAGATGATGTTGAAAAAATTGGATTAGGTACGCCGGAATCTGTACCTGCTGGAAAATACGCCAAAGAGGCTTTAACAAGTCTCAACCTTTGGGATTCATTAAATTCTAAATTTGTTATGGCCAAGGACGTAACTCAGGTTTTAAATTATGTTGAGACAGGCAACGTCGAGGCTGGATTCGTATATTCCTCGGATGCTCAAGGGTCCGATAAAGTTAAAGTTGTTATGGCTCTTCCGGAAAGCAGTCACAAACCCATTGTTTATCCTGCAGCTATTATCTCTTCTACAAAAAATCTACAGGCTTCCCAAGATTTTCTTAATTACTTACAGGGTTCGAATGCAAAGCAAGTCTTTGCTAAATACGGTTTCAAAACACCAGCTAAATAA